Proteins found in one Geomonas subterranea genomic segment:
- the recR gene encoding recombination mediator RecR has protein sequence MLHFSGSLTRLVGELKKLPGVGEKSALRLAFHLLKYPGNIEALAESLLQVKEKVGFCSRCFAITEDDPCWICSGERDGATLCVVEEPQDLLALERSRAFRGRYHVLQGALSPLNGVTPRDLRIAELMQRLEGGEVREVLIATNFTVEGEATALYLTRMIKPLGIRVTRLAHGIPIGSDLEYVDAATVQRAVEGRSEL, from the coding sequence ATGCTACATTTTTCGGGCTCGCTGACCAGGCTGGTGGGGGAATTGAAAAAACTCCCCGGCGTCGGTGAAAAAAGTGCCTTGCGGCTCGCCTTTCATCTGCTTAAATATCCCGGCAATATCGAGGCGTTAGCGGAGAGCCTCCTTCAGGTGAAGGAGAAGGTCGGTTTTTGCTCCCGCTGTTTTGCCATCACCGAGGATGATCCCTGCTGGATCTGCTCGGGGGAGCGGGACGGCGCCACGCTCTGCGTGGTGGAGGAGCCGCAAGACCTGCTGGCTCTGGAAAGAAGCCGCGCTTTCCGCGGCCGCTACCACGTGCTGCAGGGAGCGCTTTCACCGTTAAACGGCGTTACACCGCGCGACCTGAGGATCGCCGAGCTGATGCAGCGGCTGGAGGGGGGCGAGGTGCGCGAGGTGCTGATCGCCACCAACTTCACGGTGGAAGGGGAGGCGACGGCGCTCTACCTGACCAGGATGATCAAGCCGCTCGGGATCAGGGTGACGCGTCTGGCGCACGGCATCCCCATCGGCAGCGACCTGGAATACGTGGATGCGGCGACCGTGCAGCGGGCGGTGGAGGGGCGTTCGGAGCTTTGA
- a CDS encoding shikimate kinase, producing MNRLTLIGMPGSGKSAIGRIIATRLGWRFIDTDHRIEKRFGKKLQAVVDQVGGEEFARIEEETVLALPSEGPMVISTGGSVVYSDAAMRRLAAISTVVFLDVPIQSLHGRIKRAAPRGIVGMGEGGLEELYRKRFELYHRYAHSIVLLHGENLQEAATRVMSQCGLS from the coding sequence ATGAACAGGTTGACGCTGATAGGGATGCCCGGGTCGGGCAAGAGCGCCATAGGAAGAATCATCGCGACCCGCCTGGGGTGGCGCTTCATCGACACCGACCACCGCATCGAAAAGCGCTTCGGTAAAAAACTTCAGGCGGTGGTGGACCAGGTGGGGGGGGAGGAGTTCGCCCGGATCGAGGAGGAAACCGTACTGGCTCTGCCGTCCGAAGGTCCCATGGTCATCTCCACCGGCGGCAGCGTGGTCTACTCCGATGCCGCCATGCGCCGCCTCGCTGCCATTTCCACCGTCGTTTTCCTCGACGTGCCGATACAAAGTCTGCACGGCCGCATCAAGAGGGCGGCACCGCGCGGCATCGTCGGGATGGGCGAAGGAGGGCTGGAGGAACTGTACCGGAAGCGCTTCGAGCTGTACCACAGATACGCGCACAGCATCGTGCTGCTCCACGGGGAGAACCTGCAGGAGGCTGCCACGAGGGTGATGTCACAATGCGGCCTGTCATGA
- the nifJ gene encoding pyruvate:ferredoxin (flavodoxin) oxidoreductase, translating into MSRRMVTIDGNTAAAHVAHATNEVIAIYPITPSSVMGEISDEKSARGEKNIWGTVPSVSELQSEGGASGAVHGALQAGALTTTFTASQGLLLMIPNMFKIAGELTSTVFHISARAISAAALNIFGDHSDVMSARSTGWGMICSNNVQEVMDFALISQAATLRARVPFMHYFDGFRTSHEVQKVEELTFDDMRFMISDELVQAHRARALTPDRPVLRGTAQNPDVYFQGRETVNAYYPKALQIVQEEMDKFAGLTGRKYSVAEYVGAPDAERVIIVMGSAADTVQETLETLNAAGEKVGLVKVRLFRPFPVDAVAACLPASVKKIAVLDRTKEPGSLGEPLYLDVRTAIGEAMADGKTSFKSYPVIVGGRFGLGSKEFTPGMAKGVFDNLKADKPKNHFVVGIKEDVTNCSLDYDPGFVNPSAGTYSAMFFGLGSDGTVGANKNSIKIIGENTDNNVQAYFVYDSKKAGTVTVSHLRFGKGEIRSPYLIDQADFVACHNFSFLEKYDMLTRAKVGGTFLLCSLTDDKDQVWNSMPVEVQQQIIDKKLKFYVINAIALGEKLGLGARINVIMQTAFFKISNIMPLDAAIASIKDAIKKSYGKSGEKVVEMNNKAVDAALENIFEITVPATATSKIKKPAVVSAHAPKFVQEVTAQLIAGHGDDVPVSMLPADGTFPTATSQYEKRNIAVDIPVWDEQLCIQCGICSFVCPHATIRMKVYDADKLAGAPETFKSADARGNEFKGMKCTIQVAPEDCTGCAACVANCPAKSKEDPKHKAINMKFQAPLRASEAANYEFFLNLPETDPSLLKLDTLKGSQLVRPLFEYSGACAGCGETPYLKLMSQLFGDRALIANATGCTSIYGGNLPTTPWAKNADGRGPAWSNSLFEDNAEFGFGMRLAVDKFNQAALELIDTISLPADLVAEIKGADQKTQAGVEAQRGRVAKLKEILSASGDAAAKKLLSIADYLVKKSVWIVGGDGWAYDIGYGGLDHVIASGKNVNLLVLDTEVYSNTGGQASKSTPMGAVAQFAAGGKPQAKKDLAMIAMAYGNVYVAKVSLSNPAQVVKAFMEAEAYDGPSLILAYSHCIAHGIDMATAVETQKRAVASGHWPLVRYNPELAEQGKNPLVLDSKDPSISLEEYAYGENRYRVLKKNNPEAAATLMARSSELTARRFDLYKRMAEMDFEK; encoded by the coding sequence ATGTCCCGCAGAATGGTAACAATCGACGGTAACACCGCGGCAGCGCACGTGGCGCACGCCACCAACGAGGTGATCGCCATCTACCCGATCACCCCCTCCTCGGTCATGGGGGAGATCTCGGACGAGAAGAGCGCCCGGGGCGAGAAGAACATCTGGGGCACCGTCCCCTCGGTTTCCGAGCTGCAGTCCGAAGGGGGCGCCTCCGGTGCCGTGCACGGCGCGCTCCAGGCCGGCGCCCTCACCACCACCTTCACCGCCAGCCAGGGTCTGTTGCTCATGATCCCGAACATGTTCAAGATCGCCGGCGAGCTCACCTCGACGGTGTTCCACATCTCGGCCCGCGCCATCTCCGCCGCCGCGCTGAACATCTTCGGCGACCACTCCGACGTCATGTCCGCCCGTTCCACCGGCTGGGGCATGATCTGCTCCAACAACGTGCAGGAGGTCATGGACTTCGCGCTGATCTCCCAGGCGGCCACCCTCAGGGCGCGCGTCCCCTTCATGCACTACTTCGACGGTTTCAGGACCTCCCACGAGGTGCAGAAGGTCGAGGAGCTTACCTTTGACGACATGCGCTTCATGATCAGCGACGAGCTGGTGCAGGCGCACCGGGCACGCGCGCTGACCCCGGACCGCCCGGTGCTGCGCGGCACCGCCCAGAACCCGGACGTCTACTTCCAGGGTCGCGAGACCGTCAATGCCTACTACCCGAAAGCCCTGCAGATCGTGCAGGAGGAGATGGACAAGTTCGCCGGGCTCACCGGCCGCAAGTACTCCGTCGCGGAATACGTCGGCGCCCCGGACGCGGAGCGCGTCATCATCGTGATGGGTAGCGCAGCCGACACGGTCCAGGAGACCCTGGAGACCCTGAACGCCGCCGGCGAGAAGGTGGGCCTGGTCAAGGTGCGCCTGTTCAGGCCGTTCCCGGTCGACGCCGTCGCAGCCTGCCTCCCCGCCAGCGTCAAGAAGATCGCCGTGCTCGACCGCACCAAGGAGCCGGGCTCCCTGGGCGAGCCGCTCTACCTCGACGTAAGGACCGCCATCGGCGAGGCCATGGCCGACGGCAAGACCTCCTTCAAGTCCTACCCGGTCATCGTGGGGGGGCGCTTCGGCCTGGGCTCCAAGGAGTTCACCCCGGGCATGGCCAAGGGGGTGTTCGACAACCTGAAAGCCGACAAGCCGAAGAACCACTTCGTGGTCGGCATCAAGGAGGACGTCACCAACTGCTCGCTCGACTACGATCCGGGCTTCGTGAACCCCTCCGCCGGTACCTACTCCGCCATGTTCTTCGGCCTGGGCTCCGACGGCACCGTCGGCGCCAACAAGAACTCCATCAAGATCATCGGCGAGAACACCGACAACAACGTCCAGGCCTACTTCGTCTACGACTCCAAGAAGGCCGGCACCGTGACCGTGTCGCACCTGCGCTTTGGCAAGGGTGAGATCCGCTCCCCGTACCTGATCGACCAGGCGGACTTCGTCGCCTGCCACAACTTCTCTTTCCTCGAGAAGTACGACATGCTCACCCGCGCCAAGGTCGGCGGCACCTTCCTCCTCTGTTCGCTCACCGACGACAAGGACCAGGTCTGGAACTCCATGCCGGTCGAGGTGCAGCAGCAGATCATCGACAAGAAGCTCAAGTTCTACGTGATCAACGCCATCGCGCTCGGCGAGAAGCTGGGGCTTGGCGCCAGGATCAACGTGATCATGCAGACCGCCTTCTTCAAGATCTCCAACATCATGCCGCTCGACGCCGCCATCGCCTCCATCAAGGACGCCATCAAGAAGTCCTACGGCAAGTCCGGCGAGAAGGTGGTCGAGATGAACAACAAGGCGGTGGACGCCGCCCTCGAGAACATCTTCGAGATCACCGTCCCGGCGACCGCTACCAGCAAGATCAAAAAGCCCGCCGTGGTGAGCGCCCACGCTCCCAAGTTCGTACAGGAAGTGACCGCCCAGTTGATCGCCGGCCACGGCGACGACGTTCCGGTCTCCATGCTCCCGGCCGACGGCACCTTCCCGACCGCGACCTCGCAGTACGAGAAGCGCAACATCGCCGTGGACATCCCGGTATGGGACGAGCAGCTCTGCATCCAGTGCGGCATCTGCTCCTTCGTCTGCCCGCACGCCACCATCAGGATGAAGGTGTACGACGCCGACAAGCTGGCCGGCGCACCGGAGACCTTCAAATCCGCCGACGCCCGCGGCAACGAGTTCAAGGGGATGAAGTGCACCATCCAGGTAGCCCCCGAGGACTGCACCGGCTGCGCCGCCTGCGTGGCCAACTGCCCGGCGAAGTCGAAGGAGGACCCGAAGCACAAGGCGATCAACATGAAGTTCCAGGCGCCGCTGCGCGCCTCCGAGGCAGCCAACTACGAGTTCTTCCTCAACCTCCCCGAGACCGACCCGAGCCTCTTGAAGCTCGACACCCTCAAGGGAAGCCAGCTGGTACGCCCGCTCTTCGAGTACTCCGGCGCCTGCGCCGGCTGCGGCGAGACCCCGTACCTGAAGCTCATGTCCCAGCTCTTCGGTGACCGCGCGCTCATCGCCAACGCCACCGGCTGCACCTCGATCTACGGCGGCAACCTGCCGACCACACCCTGGGCGAAAAACGCCGACGGGCGCGGCCCGGCCTGGTCCAACTCGCTCTTCGAGGACAACGCCGAGTTCGGCTTCGGCATGAGGCTCGCCGTGGACAAGTTCAACCAGGCGGCGCTCGAGCTGATCGATACCATCTCCCTCCCGGCCGACCTCGTGGCCGAGATCAAGGGCGCCGACCAGAAGACCCAGGCGGGGGTCGAGGCACAGCGGGGCCGCGTGGCCAAGCTGAAGGAGATCCTCTCGGCTTCCGGCGACGCCGCCGCCAAGAAGCTCCTCTCCATCGCAGACTACCTGGTCAAGAAGTCGGTCTGGATCGTCGGCGGCGACGGCTGGGCCTATGACATCGGCTACGGCGGCCTCGATCACGTCATCGCCTCCGGCAAGAACGTTAACCTCCTGGTGCTCGACACCGAGGTGTACTCCAACACCGGCGGCCAGGCATCGAAGTCCACCCCGATGGGCGCCGTGGCACAGTTCGCCGCGGGGGGCAAGCCCCAGGCCAAGAAGGACCTGGCCATGATCGCCATGGCCTACGGCAACGTCTACGTCGCCAAGGTGTCCCTCTCCAACCCGGCCCAGGTGGTCAAGGCGTTCATGGAGGCCGAGGCCTACGACGGCCCGTCGCTGATCCTCGCCTACAGCCACTGCATCGCCCACGGCATCGACATGGCCACCGCCGTCGAGACCCAGAAGCGCGCCGTCGCCTCCGGTCACTGGCCGCTGGTCCGCTACAACCCCGAGCTGGCCGAGCAGGGCAAGAACCCGCTCGTCCTGGACAGCAAGGACCCGAGCATATCTCTCGAGGAGTACGCCTACGGCGAGAACCGCTACCGCGTACTGAAGAAGAACAACCCCGAGGCGGCCGCCACCCTCATGGCCCGCTCCTCCGAACTCACTGCACGCCGCTTCGATCTGTACAAGCGGATGGCTGAAATGGACTTCGAGAAATAG
- a CDS encoding HAMP domain-containing protein: protein MPETIETKTSSRVSLSGLSLIQKISAGYAAMALFTAAALVFSSYNIYRSTNITRSIASNELPVISALIELRTSLLSQESFAGKYAILKDPAFIDLFHQRQAEALASLDLLGKGKPTADLKQLNGLYLAYQKAAEDLFAGHTGSTAPMRSSALKLLNAVDASYLKRKDMLKLVLSRADEQQKQTIWWTVAISCTGFLLAIGVAPFVTYRTFGAIRELQSATHRIAAGDFDYNPKIPSGDEISELARDFTRMAARLKVLEQMSLDASPLTRLPGNFAIERVLEERLQSGEPFAFCYADLDNFKPYGDHYGYAKGSELLRLTGDLIQAAMKEHGGSEGFVGHVGGDDFVMVIPVDRISSLCEAVIRDFNAEVLNHYSPEDLGRGGIEGCDRYGVQRFFPVITISIAVIICGRDQYSSAVDIARAAAKVKDSAKEKPGSKYLIGTPDKVTA from the coding sequence ATGCCTGAAACCATCGAGACAAAAACGTCTTCGAGGGTCAGCCTGTCGGGGCTCTCCCTGATACAGAAGATAAGCGCCGGTTACGCCGCGATGGCCCTGTTCACCGCGGCCGCGCTCGTCTTCTCCTCCTACAACATCTACCGCAGCACCAACATCACACGAAGCATCGCCAGCAATGAACTCCCCGTCATCAGCGCGCTTATTGAACTGCGCACCTCGCTATTGAGCCAGGAGAGCTTCGCGGGAAAGTACGCCATCCTCAAGGACCCCGCCTTCATCGACCTGTTTCACCAGCGACAGGCGGAGGCCCTGGCAAGCCTCGACCTCCTCGGCAAGGGGAAGCCGACGGCGGACCTGAAGCAGTTGAACGGTCTGTACCTGGCCTACCAGAAGGCGGCGGAGGACCTCTTCGCCGGTCATACCGGCAGCACCGCGCCCATGCGGTCGTCCGCGCTCAAGCTGCTCAACGCCGTCGACGCCTCCTACCTCAAGCGCAAGGACATGCTGAAGCTGGTGCTCTCCCGCGCCGACGAGCAGCAGAAGCAGACCATCTGGTGGACCGTCGCCATCTCCTGCACCGGTTTCCTGCTCGCCATAGGCGTGGCCCCCTTCGTCACCTACCGCACCTTCGGGGCGATCCGCGAGCTGCAAAGCGCCACGCACCGCATCGCGGCCGGAGACTTCGACTACAACCCCAAAATCCCTTCCGGCGACGAGATAAGCGAGCTCGCCCGGGACTTCACCAGGATGGCGGCGCGCCTGAAGGTCCTGGAGCAGATGAGCCTGGATGCCAGCCCCCTCACCCGCCTGCCCGGCAATTTCGCCATAGAGCGGGTGCTGGAGGAGCGTCTGCAAAGTGGCGAGCCCTTCGCCTTCTGCTACGCCGACCTGGACAACTTCAAACCCTACGGCGACCACTACGGCTATGCGAAGGGAAGCGAGCTGCTCCGGCTCACCGGCGACCTGATCCAGGCGGCCATGAAGGAGCACGGCGGGAGCGAGGGCTTCGTCGGGCACGTGGGTGGCGACGATTTCGTGATGGTGATCCCGGTGGACCGGATCTCCTCGCTGTGCGAGGCGGTGATCCGGGACTTCAACGCGGAGGTACTTAACCACTACTCCCCTGAGGACCTGGGGCGGGGGGGGATAGAAGGGTGCGACCGCTACGGGGTGCAGCGCTTCTTCCCGGTGATAACCATTTCCATTGCGGTCATCATCTGCGGAAGGGACCAGTACTCCTCGGCCGTCGACATCGCGAGGGCCGCCGCCAAGGTCAAGGACAGCGCCAAAGAGAAACCGGGGAGCAAGTACCTCATCGGAACCCCCGACAAGGTGACGGCATGA
- a CDS encoding pentapeptide repeat-containing protein: MNRYFAPPIACFTMAFALWAGQTLVAAQASAAGPEPAKAAKERAAGDSGENAAEALKLKLAEAKLAALAKESELSKPAAQVTKKGAGKKNVKGKLKKAKGGKKGTVAAKGKKGKGGGAAVAGKVLDRRMTPAEVQGILAGSRDFSGTDLSGLNLNGYDLSGAKFNRAKLQSVNLERADLSETDLELADLSGADLRGASLNQARLRGTRLAGAKLDGALWTDKTICRSGSVGNCIE; encoded by the coding sequence ATGAACCGCTATTTCGCACCCCCCATCGCCTGCTTCACCATGGCTTTCGCCCTATGGGCCGGACAGACGCTCGTTGCCGCACAGGCCAGCGCTGCCGGGCCCGAGCCCGCCAAGGCGGCCAAGGAGCGCGCCGCCGGCGACTCAGGGGAGAACGCGGCCGAGGCATTGAAGCTGAAACTGGCCGAGGCCAAACTCGCCGCGCTGGCCAAGGAGTCCGAGCTCAGCAAGCCCGCGGCCCAGGTGACCAAGAAAGGTGCCGGCAAGAAGAATGTCAAAGGGAAGTTGAAGAAAGCCAAGGGGGGCAAGAAGGGGACCGTCGCCGCCAAGGGGAAGAAGGGCAAGGGAGGCGGGGCTGCCGTGGCCGGCAAGGTGCTCGACCGCCGCATGACCCCCGCCGAGGTCCAGGGGATTCTGGCCGGCAGCCGGGACTTTTCCGGCACCGACCTGAGCGGCCTCAACCTGAACGGCTACGACCTGTCCGGGGCCAAGTTCAACCGGGCCAAGCTGCAATCGGTCAATCTGGAGCGCGCCGACCTCTCCGAGACCGACCTGGAGCTCGCCGACCTTTCCGGCGCGGACCTGCGCGGGGCGTCGCTGAACCAGGCGCGCCTGCGCGGCACAAGGCTCGCCGGCGCCAAACTGGACGGCGCCCTGTGGACCGACAAGACCATCTGCCGCTCCGGATCGGTGGGGAACTGCATCGAATAG
- a CDS encoding serine/threonine protein kinase has protein sequence MQDAQHPFHTLTPNFIMDAVESQGYRCDCRTSALNSYENRVYQVGIEEGKPLIAKFYRPGRWSDAQIVEEHRFCLELTEHELSVVPPLVNPSGETLFHYNGFRFALYPRQGGHAPEFDNDQNLLILGRMLGRIHSIGAVRPFEQRPSLDSRDFGHDSVALIRERFIPEEYRESYQAVTGQLLQVVDEIFASVPQIRYIRAHGDCHAGNILWRDDAPHFVDFDDARMAPAVQDLWMMLSGDRPRQLAQLAQLIKGYEEFCDFNPAELRLVEALRSLRMLHYSAWLARRWDDPAFPTAFPWFNTVRYWGEHILQLREQLSALEEPPLELP, from the coding sequence ATGCAAGATGCCCAGCACCCGTTCCATACCCTGACCCCGAACTTCATCATGGACGCCGTCGAGAGCCAGGGGTACCGCTGCGACTGCCGCACCTCCGCCCTGAACAGCTACGAGAACCGCGTCTACCAGGTGGGGATTGAGGAAGGGAAACCGCTGATCGCCAAGTTCTACCGTCCCGGGCGCTGGAGCGACGCGCAGATCGTCGAGGAGCACCGGTTCTGCCTGGAGCTGACCGAGCACGAGCTCTCCGTGGTGCCGCCCCTGGTGAACCCGTCCGGGGAGACCCTCTTCCACTACAACGGATTCCGTTTCGCGCTCTACCCGCGCCAGGGGGGGCACGCCCCGGAGTTCGACAACGACCAGAACCTGCTCATCCTGGGGCGGATGCTGGGGCGCATCCACAGTATCGGCGCGGTGCGGCCGTTTGAGCAGCGCCCGTCCCTGGACAGCCGCGATTTCGGCCATGACAGCGTCGCGCTCATCCGCGAGCGCTTCATCCCCGAGGAGTACAGGGAGAGCTACCAGGCGGTGACCGGCCAGCTCTTGCAGGTGGTCGACGAGATCTTCGCCTCGGTGCCGCAGATACGCTACATCCGCGCGCACGGGGACTGCCACGCCGGCAACATCCTCTGGCGCGACGACGCCCCGCACTTCGTGGACTTCGACGACGCCCGCATGGCCCCGGCTGTGCAGGACCTCTGGATGATGCTCTCCGGCGACCGACCGCGCCAGCTGGCCCAGCTTGCCCAGCTGATCAAGGGATACGAGGAGTTCTGCGACTTCAACCCGGCGGAGCTGCGTCTGGTCGAGGCGCTGCGTTCGCTGCGCATGTTGCATTACAGCGCCTGGCTCGCGCGCCGCTGGGACGACCCGGCCTTTCCCACCGCCTTCCCCTGGTTCAACACGGTCCGTTACTGGGGCGAGCACATCCTTCAGTTGCGCGAGCAGCTATCGGCGCTCGAAGAACCGCCGCTGGAGCTCCCGTAG
- the uvrA gene encoding excinuclease ABC subunit UvrA produces MATDKIIVKGACEHNLKCIDVEIPRDQLVVITGISGSGKSTLAFDTIYAEGQRRYVESLSAYARQFLEQMEKPDVESIEGLSPAISIEQKTTSKNPRSTVGTVTEIYDYLRLLFARIGQPHCYNCGRLISSQTVSQMVDQIAGLPQGAKLTLLSPIVRGRKGEYKKELAQLRKDGFVRVVIDGETHDLGEEITLDKKKKHDIDIVVDRLVVKPGFEKRLADSLETALSHAEGIVKVALSGDETREIKAETLLFSESAACIECGISYPEMTPRMFSFNNPYGACPDCTGLGTRMYLDPELVVPEPELSLAEGAIAPWQTRFSGWYQLTLEALAKAYGFSMTTPFKSLSKKAKDVILHGSGGDAVDFWWVDDAGKRHTYRKPFEGVLNNLERRHRESESETVREELEKYMDVMPCPSCNGARLKKEALFVLVGNQNIQQVTALSIKDSLTFFESLALTEKEEDIARRILKEIRERLNFLVNVGLDYLSLDRSSGTLSGGEGQRIRLATQIGSSLVGVLYILDEPSIGLHQRDNGRLLSTLRHLRDIGNTVLVVEHDEETITEADWVIDMGPGAGVHGGEVVAEGTPAAIMANPHSLTGRYLSGALTIPVPKKRRKGHRFLNIEGASENNLKNVTVDVPLGVMTCITGVSGSGKSTLIIDTLYKTLNQRLYKSREKAGAVRAIHGIEVLDKVINIDQSPIGRTPRSNPATYTGLFTEIREIFAQLPESKMRGYKPGRYSFNVKGGRCEACSGDGIIKIEMHFLPDVYVQCEVCKGARYNRETLEVKFKGRSIAEVLDMTVSQALVFLEHIPRTRAKLQTLEEVGLGYIKLGQSATTLSGGEAQRVKLAKELSKRATGRTIYILDEPTTGLHFADIAKLLEVLHKLVDAGNTIVVIEHNLDVIKTADWIIDLGPEGGDRGGEIIAVGTPEQVGRVDRSYTGQYLKKMLL; encoded by the coding sequence ATGGCAACGGACAAGATCATCGTTAAAGGTGCCTGCGAGCACAACCTGAAATGCATCGACGTCGAGATACCCAGGGACCAGCTGGTGGTGATCACCGGCATCTCCGGGTCGGGGAAATCGACCCTCGCCTTCGACACCATCTACGCCGAGGGGCAGCGCCGCTACGTCGAGTCGCTGTCGGCCTATGCGCGCCAGTTCCTTGAGCAGATGGAGAAGCCGGACGTGGAGTCCATCGAGGGGCTTTCCCCCGCCATCTCCATCGAGCAAAAGACTACCAGCAAGAACCCCCGCTCGACTGTGGGGACCGTCACAGAAATATACGATTACCTGCGCCTGCTCTTTGCCCGCATCGGCCAGCCGCATTGCTACAACTGCGGGCGCCTCATCTCCTCGCAGACCGTCTCCCAGATGGTGGACCAGATCGCCGGGCTCCCCCAGGGGGCGAAGCTCACCCTCCTCTCCCCCATCGTGCGCGGCCGGAAAGGGGAGTACAAAAAGGAACTGGCCCAGCTGAGAAAGGACGGCTTCGTCCGGGTGGTGATCGACGGCGAGACCCACGACCTGGGCGAGGAGATCACCCTCGACAAGAAGAAAAAGCACGACATCGACATCGTGGTGGATCGCCTGGTGGTGAAACCGGGCTTCGAGAAACGGCTCGCCGACTCGCTGGAAACGGCCCTCTCCCACGCCGAGGGGATCGTCAAGGTGGCGCTTTCCGGGGACGAGACCCGGGAGATCAAGGCCGAGACGCTCCTCTTCTCGGAATCGGCCGCCTGCATCGAATGCGGCATCTCCTATCCGGAGATGACCCCGCGCATGTTCTCGTTCAACAACCCCTACGGCGCCTGCCCGGACTGCACCGGCCTTGGCACCAGGATGTACCTCGACCCGGAACTGGTGGTGCCGGAACCGGAGCTGTCCCTGGCCGAGGGGGCCATCGCGCCGTGGCAGACCCGCTTCTCCGGCTGGTACCAGCTCACCCTGGAGGCGCTCGCCAAGGCGTACGGCTTCAGCATGACCACCCCTTTCAAGAGCCTCTCCAAGAAGGCCAAGGATGTGATCCTGCACGGCTCCGGCGGCGATGCCGTCGATTTCTGGTGGGTCGACGACGCTGGCAAGCGGCACACCTACCGCAAACCCTTCGAAGGGGTGTTGAACAACCTGGAGCGGCGCCACCGCGAGAGCGAATCGGAGACGGTGCGCGAGGAGCTGGAAAAGTACATGGACGTGATGCCCTGTCCCTCCTGCAACGGCGCGCGCCTCAAGAAGGAGGCGCTCTTCGTCCTGGTGGGGAACCAGAACATCCAGCAGGTGACCGCCCTCTCCATCAAGGACAGCCTCACCTTCTTCGAGTCGCTCGCCCTCACCGAAAAGGAAGAGGACATCGCGCGCAGGATCCTGAAGGAGATCCGGGAGCGTCTCAACTTCCTGGTCAACGTGGGGCTCGACTACCTCTCGCTGGACCGCTCCTCCGGGACGCTCTCCGGCGGCGAGGGACAGCGGATCAGGCTGGCGACGCAGATCGGCTCATCGCTGGTCGGCGTCCTCTACATCCTGGACGAGCCTTCCATCGGGCTGCACCAGCGCGACAACGGGCGGCTTTTGTCGACGCTGCGGCACCTGCGCGACATCGGCAACACGGTTCTGGTGGTCGAGCACGACGAGGAGACCATCACCGAGGCGGACTGGGTCATCGACATGGGACCGGGGGCCGGGGTGCACGGGGGCGAGGTCGTGGCCGAGGGGACCCCGGCGGCGATCATGGCGAACCCCCATTCGCTCACCGGGCGCTACCTCTCCGGTGCGCTCACCATTCCCGTCCCGAAGAAGCGCAGGAAGGGACACCGTTTCCTGAACATCGAAGGGGCGAGCGAAAACAACCTGAAGAACGTGACCGTGGACGTCCCGCTCGGCGTGATGACCTGCATCACCGGCGTCTCCGGCTCGGGAAAGTCCACGCTCATCATCGACACCCTCTACAAGACGCTGAACCAGCGGCTCTACAAGAGCCGCGAGAAGGCGGGGGCGGTGCGGGCGATCCACGGCATTGAGGTGCTGGACAAGGTCATCAACATCGACCAGTCCCCCATCGGGCGCACCCCGCGCTCCAACCCCGCAACCTACACGGGGCTCTTCACCGAGATCAGGGAGATCTTCGCGCAGCTCCCCGAGTCCAAGATGCGGGGGTACAAGCCCGGTCGCTACTCCTTCAACGTCAAGGGGGGGCGCTGCGAGGCCTGCTCAGGGGACGGCATCATCAAGATCGAGATGCACTTTCTCCCCGACGTCTACGTCCAGTGCGAGGTCTGCAAGGGGGCGCGTTACAACAGGGAAACCCTGGAGGTCAAGTTCAAGGGGCGCTCGATCGCCGAGGTTCTGGACATGACCGTGTCGCAGGCCCTGGTCTTTCTGGAGCACATCCCGCGCACCAGGGCAAAGCTGCAGACCCTGGAGGAGGTGGGGTTGGGGTACATCAAGCTGGGGCAATCGGCCACCACGCTCTCCGGGGGGGAGGCGCAGCGCGTGAAACTCGCCAAGGAGCTCTCCAAGCGCGCGACCGGACGTACCATCTACATCCTCGACGAACCGACCACCGGCCTGCACTTCGCGGACATCGCGAAGCTATTGGAAGTGTTGCACAAGCTGGTGGACGCGGGGAACACCATCGTGGTGATCGAGCACAACCTCGACGTCATCAAGACCGCGGACTGGATCATCGACCTCGGGCCGGAGGGTGGGGACCGCGGCGGAGAGATCATCGCGGTGGGGACGCCGGAGCAGGTGGGACGGGTGGATCGCTCGTACACGGGGCAGTACCTGAAGAAAATGCTGTTGTAG
- a CDS encoding cold-shock protein, with translation MAKGVVKWFNDSKGFGFIEQENGEDVFVHFSAIQSEGFKSLAEGDSVTFDVQQGPKGLQAANVVRV, from the coding sequence ATGGCTAAAGGTGTAGTGAAGTGGTTCAATGACAGCAAGGGTTTTGGTTTCATCGAGCAGGAGAACGGCGAGGATGTGTTCGTACACTTCTCCGCGATCCAGAGCGAAGGGTTCAAATCTCTGGCAGAGGGCGATTCTGTAACTTTTGACGTGCAGCAGGGACCGAAAGGCCTCCAGGCAGCCAACGTAGTAAGGGTTTAA